Proteins encoded together in one Camelina sativa cultivar DH55 chromosome 9, Cs, whole genome shotgun sequence window:
- the LOC104713247 gene encoding rac-like GTP-binding protein ARAC5 encodes MSASRFIKCVTVGDGAVGKTCMLISYTSNTFPTDYVPTVFDNFSANVVVDGNTVNLGLWDTAGQEDYNRLRPLSYRGADVFILAFSLISKASYENVAKKWIPELRHYAPGVPIILVGTKLDLRDDKQFFIDHPGAVPITTNQGEELKKLIGSPIYIECSSKTQQNVKAVFDAAIKVVLQPPKQKKKKKNKNRCVFL; translated from the exons ATGAGTGCTTCGAGATTTATAAAGTGTGTCACCGTCGGTGATGGTGCCGTCGGGAAAACATGTATGCTGATCTCTTACACAAGCAACACTTTCCCTACG GACTATGTTCCAACTGTTTTCGACAACTTCAGTGCTAATGTGGTTGTAGATGGGAACACAGTGAATCTTGGATTGTGGGATACAGCCG GTCAAGAAGACTATAACAGGTTAAGACCATTGAGTTACCGTGGTGCAGATGTCTTCATTCTTGCATTCTCGCTTATTAGCAAGGCTAGTTATGAGAACGTAGCCAAGAAG TGGATTCCTGAGCTCAGGCATTATGCCCCTGGTGTTCCTATTATCCTTGTTGGAACAAAACTCG ATCTTCGAGATGACAAGCAGTTCTTCATAGACCATCCTGGTGCAGTGCCAATTACTACAAACCAG GGAGAAGAACTAAAAAAACTGATAGGATCGCCAATCTACATTGAATGTAGTTCAAAGACGCAGCAG AATGTGAAAGCAGTCTTTGACGCAGCGATAAAAGTGGTGCTTCAGCCAccgaaacagaagaagaagaaaaagaacaagaaccgtTGCGTGTTCTTGTGA
- the LOC104713248 gene encoding vacuolar protein sorting-associated protein 35B isoform X4: protein MYKETVLPRVLEQVVNCKDKLAQYYLMECIIQVFPDEYHLQTLEALLAACTQLMPTVDTKIVLTQLMDRLSNYAASSPDVLHEFLQVEAFAKLSNAIGKVIDTQLEMPIVGAMTLFVSLLTFTLRVHPDRLDYVDQVLGACVVKLSSVPKLEDARAMKQVVALLSAPLEKYSDIVTALTLSNYPRVMDHLDDGTNKVMAMLIIQSIMKNDSCISTADKVEVLFELIKGLIKDLDGTNVEELDEEDFQEEQNSVARLIHMLDNEEPEEMLKIIYVVRKHLMTGGPQRLPFTVPPLVFSAVRLVRQLEAQGGDIAGEDVPATLRKIFQILNQTIEALSSVPCPELALRLYLQCAEAASDCDLEPVAYEFFTQAFILYEEEIADSKAQVTAIHLIVGTLQRINVFGVENRDTLTHKATGYSARLLKKPDQCRAVYACSHLFWVDDPEGIKDGERVLLCLRRALRIANAAQQMVNATRGSSGPVTLFVEILNKYLYFFEKGNPHITPSDIQSLIELINTEMLSDNGNTTIHSDPFFSSTLRYIRFQKQKGGLMGEKYDLIKL from the exons ATGTACAAAGAGACTGTTCTTCCTAGGGTCTTAGAGCAG GTCGTCAACTGTAAAGATAAGCTGGCTCAGTATTATCTGATGGAGTGCATAATTCAAGTCTTTCCTGATGAGTACCATTTGCAGACTCTTGAGGCCTTATTGGCTGCTTGTACCCAACTGATG CCAACTGTTGACACCAAGATAGTGTTAACCCAACTAATGGACCGGTTGTCAAACTATGCTGCCTCAAGTCCAGAT GTGTTACACGAATTTTTGCAAGTGGAAGCTTTTGCTAAATTGAGCAATGCAATTGGAAAG GTGATAGATACACAGCTTGAGATGCCTATTGTTGGAGCTATGACTCTGTTTGTCTCTCTTCTGACTTTTACTCTCCGGGTTCATCCTGATCGGCTTGACTATGTGGATCAAGTATTG GGTGCATGTGTAGTTAAACTTTCCAGTGTGCCCAAGCTGGAGGACGCCCGTGCAATGAAACAAGTTGTTGCACTTCTGAGTGCTCCTTTAGAAAAATACAGTGACATCGTTACAGCTCTTACATTGTCAAATTATCCGCGTGTCATGGATCATCTTGATGATGGAACGAACAAAGTAATGGCAATGCTTATTATTCAAAGTATAATGAAAAATGATTCGTGTATATCAACTGCCGATAAG GTTGAGGTGCTGTTTGAATTGATAAAAGGACTTATAAAAGATTTGGATGGAACCAACGTGGAGGAG CTTGACGAGGAGGATTTCCAAGAGGAACAAAATTCAGTTGCCCGTCTCATACATATGCTTGATAATGAAGAACCAGAGGAGATGCTAAAG ATCATATATGTTGTGAGAAAGCATCTTATGACAGGAGGACCTCAACGCTTGCCTTTTACCGTTCCCCCGCTTGTTTTTTCTGCAGTTAGG CTGGTCAGGCAGCTAGAAGCCCAGGGTGGAGATATAGCAGGAGAAGATGTTCCAGCAACCCTGAGAAAgatttttcaaattctcaacCAG ACAATCGAAGCTCTTTCCTCAGTTCCATGTCCTGAACTGGCTCTAAGGCTCTACCTCCAATGCGCTGAG GCTGCAAGTGATTGTGATCTTGAGCCTGTTGCTTATGAGTTTTTTACCCAAGCATTTATATTATACGAGGAAGAAATCGCG GACTCAAAGGCACAGGTAACTGCGATTCATCTGATCGTAGGAACTTTGCAAAGGATCAATGTTTTCGGTGTTGAAAACAGAGACACCTTGACACATAAAGCAACCGGG TACTCAGCAAGGCTTTTAAAGAAGCCTGATCAATGTCGAGCGGTATATGCATGCTCTCACCTCTTTTGGGTCGATGATCCAGAGGGTATTAAAGATGGAGAAAG AGTTCTTCTGTGTTTAAGACGTGCACTGAGGATAGCTAACGCGGCTCAACAAATGGTTAATGCAACCAGAGGTAGCAGCGGACCAGTCACGCTGTTTGTAGAAATCTTGAACAA GTATCTTTACTTCTTTGAGAAAGGGAATCCACATATCACTCCATCGGATATACAAAGCCTCATAGAGTTAATCAACACCGAGATGCTAAGCGACAACGGTAACACAACAATCCACTCAGATCCCTTCTTTTCAAGCACATTGCGTTACATAAGGTTCCAAAAACAGAAAGGTGGTTTGATGGGTGAGAAATATGACCTCATCAAGTTGTGA
- the LOC104713248 gene encoding vacuolar protein sorting-associated protein 35B isoform X1 — MRTLAGVEDEEKWLAEGIAGIQHNAFFMHRALDANNLREVLKYSALMLSELRTSKLSPQKYYDLYMRAFDQLRQLEIFFKDESRHGLPVVDLYELVQHAGNILPRMYLLCTVGSVYIKSKQAPSKDVLKDLVEMCRGVQHPIRGLFLRSYLAQVSRDKLPEIGSDYEGDANTVIDAVEFVLQNFTEMNKLWVRIQHQGPGTVREKQEKERNELRDLVGKNLHVLGQIEGVDLEMYKETVLPRVLEQVVNCKDKLAQYYLMECIIQVFPDEYHLQTLEALLAACTQLMPTVDTKIVLTQLMDRLSNYAASSPDVLHEFLQVEAFAKLSNAIGKVIDTQLEMPIVGAMTLFVSLLTFTLRVHPDRLDYVDQVLGACVVKLSSVPKLEDARAMKQVVALLSAPLEKYSDIVTALTLSNYPRVMDHLDDGTNKVMAMLIIQSIMKNDSCISTADKVEVLFELIKGLIKDLDGTNVEELDEEDFQEEQNSVARLIHMLDNEEPEEMLKIIYVVRKHLMTGGPQRLPFTVPPLVFSAVRLVRQLEAQGGDIAGEDVPATLRKIFQILNQTIEALSSVPCPELALRLYLQCAEAASDCDLEPVAYEFFTQAFILYEEEIADSKAQVTAIHLIVGTLQRINVFGVENRDTLTHKATGYSARLLKKPDQCRAVYACSHLFWVDDPEGIKDGERVLLCLRRALRIANAAQQMVNATRGSSGPVTLFVEILNKYLYFFEKGNPHITPSDIQSLIELINTEMLSDNGNTTIHSDPFFSSTLRYIRFQKQKGGLMGEKYDLIKL, encoded by the exons atGAGGACGCTCGCCGGAGTAGAAGACGAGGAGAAGTGGTTGGCGGAAGGAATCGCCGGAATCCAGCACAACGCTTTCTTCATGCATCGCGCTTTG GACGCAAATAATCTCAGAGAAGTTCTAAAGTACTCCGCTCTGATGCTTTCGGAGCTCCGCACATCCAAACTCTCTCCTCAGAAATATTACGATCTCT atatgcgAGCTTTCGATCAATTGAGGCAGCTGGAGATTTTCTTTAAAGATGAGAGTAGGCATGGATTACCCGTGGTTGATTTGTATGAGCTTGTTCAACATGCCGGCAACATATTGCCCAGGAT GTATCTGCTATGTACAGTAGGGTCTGTTTATATCAAAAGCAAGCAGGCTCCTTCTAAGGATGTTCTTAAGGATCTTGTGGAGATGTGTCGTGGTGTTCAACATCCCATTCGTGGGCTTTTTTTGAGGAGTTATCTTGCTCAAGTGAGCAGGGATAAATTACCTGAGATTGGTTCAGACTACGAAGG AGATGCTAATACTGTGATAGATGCAGTGGAATTTGTGCTACAAAATTTTACTGAGATGAATAAGCTCTGGGTTCGGATACAGCATCAG GGACCAGGTACTGTTCGAGAAAAGCAGGAGAAAGAGAGGAATGAACTTCGTGACCTT GTTGGAAAAAATCTGCATGTTCTAGGACAGATCGAAGGTGTTGACCTTGAGATGTACAAAGAGACTGTTCTTCCTAGGGTCTTAGAGCAG GTCGTCAACTGTAAAGATAAGCTGGCTCAGTATTATCTGATGGAGTGCATAATTCAAGTCTTTCCTGATGAGTACCATTTGCAGACTCTTGAGGCCTTATTGGCTGCTTGTACCCAACTGATG CCAACTGTTGACACCAAGATAGTGTTAACCCAACTAATGGACCGGTTGTCAAACTATGCTGCCTCAAGTCCAGAT GTGTTACACGAATTTTTGCAAGTGGAAGCTTTTGCTAAATTGAGCAATGCAATTGGAAAG GTGATAGATACACAGCTTGAGATGCCTATTGTTGGAGCTATGACTCTGTTTGTCTCTCTTCTGACTTTTACTCTCCGGGTTCATCCTGATCGGCTTGACTATGTGGATCAAGTATTG GGTGCATGTGTAGTTAAACTTTCCAGTGTGCCCAAGCTGGAGGACGCCCGTGCAATGAAACAAGTTGTTGCACTTCTGAGTGCTCCTTTAGAAAAATACAGTGACATCGTTACAGCTCTTACATTGTCAAATTATCCGCGTGTCATGGATCATCTTGATGATGGAACGAACAAAGTAATGGCAATGCTTATTATTCAAAGTATAATGAAAAATGATTCGTGTATATCAACTGCCGATAAG GTTGAGGTGCTGTTTGAATTGATAAAAGGACTTATAAAAGATTTGGATGGAACCAACGTGGAGGAG CTTGACGAGGAGGATTTCCAAGAGGAACAAAATTCAGTTGCCCGTCTCATACATATGCTTGATAATGAAGAACCAGAGGAGATGCTAAAG ATCATATATGTTGTGAGAAAGCATCTTATGACAGGAGGACCTCAACGCTTGCCTTTTACCGTTCCCCCGCTTGTTTTTTCTGCAGTTAGG CTGGTCAGGCAGCTAGAAGCCCAGGGTGGAGATATAGCAGGAGAAGATGTTCCAGCAACCCTGAGAAAgatttttcaaattctcaacCAG ACAATCGAAGCTCTTTCCTCAGTTCCATGTCCTGAACTGGCTCTAAGGCTCTACCTCCAATGCGCTGAG GCTGCAAGTGATTGTGATCTTGAGCCTGTTGCTTATGAGTTTTTTACCCAAGCATTTATATTATACGAGGAAGAAATCGCG GACTCAAAGGCACAGGTAACTGCGATTCATCTGATCGTAGGAACTTTGCAAAGGATCAATGTTTTCGGTGTTGAAAACAGAGACACCTTGACACATAAAGCAACCGGG TACTCAGCAAGGCTTTTAAAGAAGCCTGATCAATGTCGAGCGGTATATGCATGCTCTCACCTCTTTTGGGTCGATGATCCAGAGGGTATTAAAGATGGAGAAAG AGTTCTTCTGTGTTTAAGACGTGCACTGAGGATAGCTAACGCGGCTCAACAAATGGTTAATGCAACCAGAGGTAGCAGCGGACCAGTCACGCTGTTTGTAGAAATCTTGAACAA GTATCTTTACTTCTTTGAGAAAGGGAATCCACATATCACTCCATCGGATATACAAAGCCTCATAGAGTTAATCAACACCGAGATGCTAAGCGACAACGGTAACACAACAATCCACTCAGATCCCTTCTTTTCAAGCACATTGCGTTACATAAGGTTCCAAAAACAGAAAGGTGGTTTGATGGGTGAGAAATATGACCTCATCAAGTTGTGA
- the LOC104713248 gene encoding vacuolar protein sorting-associated protein 35B isoform X2, with protein MRTLAGVEDEEKWLAEGIAGIQHNAFFMHRALDANNLREVLKYSALMLSELRTSKLSPQKYYDLYMRAFDQLRQLEIFFKDESRHGLPVVDLYELVQHAGNILPRMYLLCTVGSVYIKSKQAPSKDVLKDLVEMCRGVQHPIRGLFLRSYLAQVSRDKLPEIGSDYEGDANTVIDAVEFVLQNFTEMNKLWVRIQHQGPGTVREKQEKERNELRDLVGKNLHVLGQIEGVDLEMYKETVLPRVLEQVVNCKDKLAQYYLMECIIQVFPDEYHLQTLEALLAACTQLMPTVDTKIVLTQLMDRLSNYAASSPDVLHEFLQVEAFAKLSNAIGKVIDTQLEMPIVGAMTLFVSLLTFTLRVHPDRLDYVDQVLGACVVKLSSVPKLEDARAMKQVVALLSAPLEKYSDIVTALTLSNYPRVMDHLDDGTNKVMAMLIIQSIMKNDSCISTADKVEVLFELIKGLIKDLDGTNVEELDEEDFQEEQNSVARLIHMLDNEEPEEMLKIIYVVRKHLMTGGPQRLPFTVPPLVFSAVRLVRQLEAQGGDIAGEDVPATLRKIFQILNQTIEALSSVPCPELALRLYLQCAEAASDCDLEPVAYEFFTQAFILYEEEIADSKAQVTAIHLIVGTLQRINVFGVENRDTLTHKATGYSARLLKKPDQCRAVYACSHLFWVDDPEGIKDGERRALRIANAAQQMVNATRGSSGPVTLFVEILNKYLYFFEKGNPHITPSDIQSLIELINTEMLSDNGNTTIHSDPFFSSTLRYIRFQKQKGGLMGEKYDLIKL; from the exons atGAGGACGCTCGCCGGAGTAGAAGACGAGGAGAAGTGGTTGGCGGAAGGAATCGCCGGAATCCAGCACAACGCTTTCTTCATGCATCGCGCTTTG GACGCAAATAATCTCAGAGAAGTTCTAAAGTACTCCGCTCTGATGCTTTCGGAGCTCCGCACATCCAAACTCTCTCCTCAGAAATATTACGATCTCT atatgcgAGCTTTCGATCAATTGAGGCAGCTGGAGATTTTCTTTAAAGATGAGAGTAGGCATGGATTACCCGTGGTTGATTTGTATGAGCTTGTTCAACATGCCGGCAACATATTGCCCAGGAT GTATCTGCTATGTACAGTAGGGTCTGTTTATATCAAAAGCAAGCAGGCTCCTTCTAAGGATGTTCTTAAGGATCTTGTGGAGATGTGTCGTGGTGTTCAACATCCCATTCGTGGGCTTTTTTTGAGGAGTTATCTTGCTCAAGTGAGCAGGGATAAATTACCTGAGATTGGTTCAGACTACGAAGG AGATGCTAATACTGTGATAGATGCAGTGGAATTTGTGCTACAAAATTTTACTGAGATGAATAAGCTCTGGGTTCGGATACAGCATCAG GGACCAGGTACTGTTCGAGAAAAGCAGGAGAAAGAGAGGAATGAACTTCGTGACCTT GTTGGAAAAAATCTGCATGTTCTAGGACAGATCGAAGGTGTTGACCTTGAGATGTACAAAGAGACTGTTCTTCCTAGGGTCTTAGAGCAG GTCGTCAACTGTAAAGATAAGCTGGCTCAGTATTATCTGATGGAGTGCATAATTCAAGTCTTTCCTGATGAGTACCATTTGCAGACTCTTGAGGCCTTATTGGCTGCTTGTACCCAACTGATG CCAACTGTTGACACCAAGATAGTGTTAACCCAACTAATGGACCGGTTGTCAAACTATGCTGCCTCAAGTCCAGAT GTGTTACACGAATTTTTGCAAGTGGAAGCTTTTGCTAAATTGAGCAATGCAATTGGAAAG GTGATAGATACACAGCTTGAGATGCCTATTGTTGGAGCTATGACTCTGTTTGTCTCTCTTCTGACTTTTACTCTCCGGGTTCATCCTGATCGGCTTGACTATGTGGATCAAGTATTG GGTGCATGTGTAGTTAAACTTTCCAGTGTGCCCAAGCTGGAGGACGCCCGTGCAATGAAACAAGTTGTTGCACTTCTGAGTGCTCCTTTAGAAAAATACAGTGACATCGTTACAGCTCTTACATTGTCAAATTATCCGCGTGTCATGGATCATCTTGATGATGGAACGAACAAAGTAATGGCAATGCTTATTATTCAAAGTATAATGAAAAATGATTCGTGTATATCAACTGCCGATAAG GTTGAGGTGCTGTTTGAATTGATAAAAGGACTTATAAAAGATTTGGATGGAACCAACGTGGAGGAG CTTGACGAGGAGGATTTCCAAGAGGAACAAAATTCAGTTGCCCGTCTCATACATATGCTTGATAATGAAGAACCAGAGGAGATGCTAAAG ATCATATATGTTGTGAGAAAGCATCTTATGACAGGAGGACCTCAACGCTTGCCTTTTACCGTTCCCCCGCTTGTTTTTTCTGCAGTTAGG CTGGTCAGGCAGCTAGAAGCCCAGGGTGGAGATATAGCAGGAGAAGATGTTCCAGCAACCCTGAGAAAgatttttcaaattctcaacCAG ACAATCGAAGCTCTTTCCTCAGTTCCATGTCCTGAACTGGCTCTAAGGCTCTACCTCCAATGCGCTGAG GCTGCAAGTGATTGTGATCTTGAGCCTGTTGCTTATGAGTTTTTTACCCAAGCATTTATATTATACGAGGAAGAAATCGCG GACTCAAAGGCACAGGTAACTGCGATTCATCTGATCGTAGGAACTTTGCAAAGGATCAATGTTTTCGGTGTTGAAAACAGAGACACCTTGACACATAAAGCAACCGGG TACTCAGCAAGGCTTTTAAAGAAGCCTGATCAATGTCGAGCGGTATATGCATGCTCTCACCTCTTTTGGGTCGATGATCCAGAGGGTATTAAAGATGGAGAAAG ACGTGCACTGAGGATAGCTAACGCGGCTCAACAAATGGTTAATGCAACCAGAGGTAGCAGCGGACCAGTCACGCTGTTTGTAGAAATCTTGAACAA GTATCTTTACTTCTTTGAGAAAGGGAATCCACATATCACTCCATCGGATATACAAAGCCTCATAGAGTTAATCAACACCGAGATGCTAAGCGACAACGGTAACACAACAATCCACTCAGATCCCTTCTTTTCAAGCACATTGCGTTACATAAGGTTCCAAAAACAGAAAGGTGGTTTGATGGGTGAGAAATATGACCTCATCAAGTTGTGA
- the LOC104713248 gene encoding vacuolar protein sorting-associated protein 35B isoform X3, producing MQGPGTVREKQEKERNELRDLVGKNLHVLGQIEGVDLEMYKETVLPRVLEQVVNCKDKLAQYYLMECIIQVFPDEYHLQTLEALLAACTQLMPTVDTKIVLTQLMDRLSNYAASSPDVLHEFLQVEAFAKLSNAIGKVIDTQLEMPIVGAMTLFVSLLTFTLRVHPDRLDYVDQVLGACVVKLSSVPKLEDARAMKQVVALLSAPLEKYSDIVTALTLSNYPRVMDHLDDGTNKVMAMLIIQSIMKNDSCISTADKVEVLFELIKGLIKDLDGTNVEELDEEDFQEEQNSVARLIHMLDNEEPEEMLKIIYVVRKHLMTGGPQRLPFTVPPLVFSAVRLVRQLEAQGGDIAGEDVPATLRKIFQILNQTIEALSSVPCPELALRLYLQCAEAASDCDLEPVAYEFFTQAFILYEEEIADSKAQVTAIHLIVGTLQRINVFGVENRDTLTHKATGYSARLLKKPDQCRAVYACSHLFWVDDPEGIKDGERVLLCLRRALRIANAAQQMVNATRGSSGPVTLFVEILNKYLYFFEKGNPHITPSDIQSLIELINTEMLSDNGNTTIHSDPFFSSTLRYIRFQKQKGGLMGEKYDLIKL from the exons ATGCAG GGACCAGGTACTGTTCGAGAAAAGCAGGAGAAAGAGAGGAATGAACTTCGTGACCTT GTTGGAAAAAATCTGCATGTTCTAGGACAGATCGAAGGTGTTGACCTTGAGATGTACAAAGAGACTGTTCTTCCTAGGGTCTTAGAGCAG GTCGTCAACTGTAAAGATAAGCTGGCTCAGTATTATCTGATGGAGTGCATAATTCAAGTCTTTCCTGATGAGTACCATTTGCAGACTCTTGAGGCCTTATTGGCTGCTTGTACCCAACTGATG CCAACTGTTGACACCAAGATAGTGTTAACCCAACTAATGGACCGGTTGTCAAACTATGCTGCCTCAAGTCCAGAT GTGTTACACGAATTTTTGCAAGTGGAAGCTTTTGCTAAATTGAGCAATGCAATTGGAAAG GTGATAGATACACAGCTTGAGATGCCTATTGTTGGAGCTATGACTCTGTTTGTCTCTCTTCTGACTTTTACTCTCCGGGTTCATCCTGATCGGCTTGACTATGTGGATCAAGTATTG GGTGCATGTGTAGTTAAACTTTCCAGTGTGCCCAAGCTGGAGGACGCCCGTGCAATGAAACAAGTTGTTGCACTTCTGAGTGCTCCTTTAGAAAAATACAGTGACATCGTTACAGCTCTTACATTGTCAAATTATCCGCGTGTCATGGATCATCTTGATGATGGAACGAACAAAGTAATGGCAATGCTTATTATTCAAAGTATAATGAAAAATGATTCGTGTATATCAACTGCCGATAAG GTTGAGGTGCTGTTTGAATTGATAAAAGGACTTATAAAAGATTTGGATGGAACCAACGTGGAGGAG CTTGACGAGGAGGATTTCCAAGAGGAACAAAATTCAGTTGCCCGTCTCATACATATGCTTGATAATGAAGAACCAGAGGAGATGCTAAAG ATCATATATGTTGTGAGAAAGCATCTTATGACAGGAGGACCTCAACGCTTGCCTTTTACCGTTCCCCCGCTTGTTTTTTCTGCAGTTAGG CTGGTCAGGCAGCTAGAAGCCCAGGGTGGAGATATAGCAGGAGAAGATGTTCCAGCAACCCTGAGAAAgatttttcaaattctcaacCAG ACAATCGAAGCTCTTTCCTCAGTTCCATGTCCTGAACTGGCTCTAAGGCTCTACCTCCAATGCGCTGAG GCTGCAAGTGATTGTGATCTTGAGCCTGTTGCTTATGAGTTTTTTACCCAAGCATTTATATTATACGAGGAAGAAATCGCG GACTCAAAGGCACAGGTAACTGCGATTCATCTGATCGTAGGAACTTTGCAAAGGATCAATGTTTTCGGTGTTGAAAACAGAGACACCTTGACACATAAAGCAACCGGG TACTCAGCAAGGCTTTTAAAGAAGCCTGATCAATGTCGAGCGGTATATGCATGCTCTCACCTCTTTTGGGTCGATGATCCAGAGGGTATTAAAGATGGAGAAAG AGTTCTTCTGTGTTTAAGACGTGCACTGAGGATAGCTAACGCGGCTCAACAAATGGTTAATGCAACCAGAGGTAGCAGCGGACCAGTCACGCTGTTTGTAGAAATCTTGAACAA GTATCTTTACTTCTTTGAGAAAGGGAATCCACATATCACTCCATCGGATATACAAAGCCTCATAGAGTTAATCAACACCGAGATGCTAAGCGACAACGGTAACACAACAATCCACTCAGATCCCTTCTTTTCAAGCACATTGCGTTACATAAGGTTCCAAAAACAGAAAGGTGGTTTGATGGGTGAGAAATATGACCTCATCAAGTTGTGA
- the LOC104713249 gene encoding uncharacterized protein LOC104713249: MSRVLTCPPLVLARNQASVRNLVESTKLERVTHDSKNPLHRIEKKEKKEKRKHTKETKGEKSHKQQILLSKKVSDESDQLEKSGLTEELEASQNHHGYLSDGSQNSKKRNREDSPPPVESLIKAAPVAGNPLRIRLVLKKPKAEAPVPPREDLVCSTSVAKPLSHQDVIASSVSCPKISEPEQNLPSTSVAAIDETKKRKKHKPSKEDRYNALFDDWTPSSICLADITSSMEDDDDWLFGKKTQVMPKPKAAVKIDEDMKMRPSDSSWPRAQLLSEVGIYSLPYTVPF; encoded by the exons ATGTCGCGAGTTCTCACTTGCCCACCGCTTGTCCTTGCAAGGAACCAGGCGAGCGTTCGGAACTTGGTCGAATCGACTAAG CTTGAAAGAGTCACACATGATTCTAAAAACCCGCTCCACCGgattgagaagaaggaaaagaaggagaagagaaaacataCTAAAGAAACTAAAGGGGAGAAGTCTCATAAACAACAGATTCTTTTATCGAAGAAAGTCTCAGATGAGTCTGACCAACTTGAGAAGAGTGGTTTGACAGAAGAGCTTGAGGCATCTCAAAACCACCACGGATATCTGTCTGATGGAAGCCAGAATAGTAAGAAGAGGAATAGAGAAGACTCTCCTCCACCTGTTGAAAGTCTCATCAAAG CTGCACCTGTAGCAGGTAATCCTCTACGCATTCGATTGGTATTAAAGAAACCAAAGGCGGAAGCTCCTGTTCCGCCTCGAGAGGATCTTGTTTGCTCCACTTCGGTTGCAAAGCCTCTCAGTCACCAAGATGTCATAGCAAGTTCTGTCTCATGTCCAAAAATATCTGAGCCTGAACAGAATCTGCCGTCAACATCTGTGGCTGCAATAGatgaaacaaagaagagaaagaaacacaaaccaaGCAAAGAAGATCGATACAATGCATTATTTGATGATTGGACTCCCTCTTCCATTTGTTTAGCAGACATTACTTCTTCCATGGAAGATGACGATGATTGGCTATTTGGGAAGAAGACGCAAGTGATGCCTAAGCCCAAAGCAGCAGTCAAGATTGACGAGGACATGAAGATGAGACCCAGTGATTCATCTTGGCCTAGAGCTCAGCTTTTGTCTGAAGTTGGGATTTATTCTTTACCGTACACAGTCCCATTCTAA
- the LOC104713250 gene encoding uncharacterized protein LOC104713250, giving the protein MQGAQEDLSLSLSITPVNRPVSQKPPVIPLGLVAPYYQQALDINHMLQNQMTRELYTQLRSLEERAVYFMRLKDKAIEDMRKQTAEMNLRLRQARTEAELWKKMAVEKSELCRDLAGRLLKVRKRERGMNGIDENNAADEAESSTGENAADVLHTARTRLCKRRRL; this is encoded by the exons ATGCAAGGGGCTCAAGAGgacttgtctttgtctttgagTATCACACCAGTCAACCGACCAGTTTCACAGAAACCTCCAGTGATTCCTCTAGGCTTGGTTGCTCCTTATTATCAACAAGCACTTGACATCAACCATATGTTACAG AACCAGATGACAAGAGAATTGTATACTCAATTAAGGAGTCTGGAGGAAAGAGCCGTCTATTTTATGAGACTTAAAGACAAAGCCATCGAAGACATGAGGAAACAAACTGCAGAAATGAATCTTCGTCTTAGACAAGCAAGAACAGAAGCCGAACTCTGGAAGAAAATGGCGGTCGAGAAATCGGAATTGTGCAGAGATCTCGCGGGAAGGCTTTTgaaagtgagaaagagagagagggggatGAATGGTATTGACGAGAATAATGCGGCAGACGAGGCTGAGTCGTCCACTGGTGAAAATGCAGCGGATGTTTTACACACAGCAAGGACCCGTTTATGCAAACGCCGCCGTCTTTGA